In Desmospora profundinema, the sequence GGGTTTCCACGTCCAAACAGGCCCCTTCGGACCGGGATGAGCGGAAAAACGGATTCGGTTCCCTTCAGACACAAACGCGCTCACGGGGGCGGCAAAACCTTCGCCGAGATCATCCCACATCCAACCCGGTGCCCATACCGGATCTGGGTTGACGGAACAATCCAGGCGGAATTCACTCAGCCGTTTCAAACCCGCCCGCTTCATCTCCACCGCCACCACTGCGCTTTGGGCCTCATCAAAGCCGGGGTCCCCGCCGCCGCGAATCCAACAAATCCCCTCCTCCCACGAGAATCGGGTCTGCCAGCGAAATTCAGGTCCCAGCCGATCCAACGCCGTACCGGCCGTCCACAGCTTCTGATTGGAAGCGGGTATGAAATGTTTTTCCGAATCCTGTTCCCACCACACCCTTCCCGACGGATCCATCAGACAACAGCCGATGCGAACGCCGGATTCCCCATGCACCGCCGCCCATTCCGCCCACAGGGTGCGAAGCGATTCTCCTTTCACTTTGCCGACCCGGATGACGGGGATAGGTGTCGATCCAGATAGGTGTATATAGCCCGGATCAGTTTGCGGTTCCATCCACCAAAATCCCACATCCGTCCCCGGATGGCCGCATGAACATCCACTGCAATCGAGAGCGGCGTCATGGCAACAGGAGTGACCACCACATCATGAGTGATACCCAAGACGCCACGGTGTTCCAGCATGACTTCCCCCCTGTCCTCGTCAACATGGACCAGACGAAACCGGTTATCCTCCGACGGCAGTTTGCGGATCCGTTCCACCACCTCCCGTAAGGGACCCCGATAATATCGCGTCTTCAGATCGGATTCCCGGGCATGGTCCCCCGTGCCCGTCACCCCGCTGATCATTCTCTCCAAGCCAGACATGAATGCACCCCTTTTTCGGATAGTCTCCTTGGACTAGCGACGCATCATCTGTTCCAGCCGATCCAGCCGCATCAGGATGTCCTGAATCACTTGGTCCTGCGGGCCGACCGCCTGGCCCCGCTTGCCGCGGGAGTTCGTCCTTTTTAATTCTTCTTTTAACTGCTCGTTTTCCTCCAACACGTCTTCGTAGTTTTTAATGATCAGGTCCAAAAACTCGTTCACTTCGTCCACATCATATCCCCGAAGGGTCGTTTTAAAGTCTTTATCAAAGATGTCCCGCGGTGTCAGACGTTGCATAGGTAACTCCTCCCGTATGATTGTTTCTCTGTGCCACCTGGTTCTTTCACCGGGTGGATCGGATGGGACCGGGGTGCAACCCCTCACACGTTTCCTATTATTTTATCACAATGTCGAACATTGGCGAGAAGGCCGCTACATAAAAAAGCCCCCAACCGGGGGCCGACTGCTGACAAACCCATCACAGGACGGTCGGGGTGGTTATCCGTCTCCGCTCCAATGCGTGGCAAGTCGCTCGCCGGATAACCACCCCTCCCTTTTTTCCAACCATCCCATTGTGTTTGTCACCAATCTGAGACCCCAACCGGGGGCCGACTTGATTTCCACTCGATGGTCTAACCAATGAACCGGAAACTCCACCCGTCAGCGGGCGGCCGGGAACGTGCGCTCAACCATCTCCATGAAATTGTCCGCCAGACCGGCGATGGGGCGGCCTTGCTGGATGTCCCGGGTGTAATCACCCATTCTGTCCACAAAGTCCGGGTTGGCGGAAACGAAGACCCGATCCACATTGGGATCCGTCTGACGAACCCGCTTGGAAACCTGGTCTTTCACCTTGTTGGTCATCCCGCCGGTGTAGTCTTTATCAAATACGACTGCCACATATGCGGTCCGTCCCATCAACATCACCGTAGCGGAATCAATTCGGTCCAGTTTCGCCACATCTTCGGCAATGTTATCCGCCACCCGCATCGTTTCAGCAGGGCGAGCGTCGCGGACCCGATCCACCCGGTCAGTGGCCTCGCGCAAGGGCCGGGTTGGCTGTCGCACATCCTGACGCGCTTCCTCCGGACGCCGCTGCATAGCGCAACCGACGGAGGTAAAAAAAAGGGCAAATGCCGTCAGGACCACAATCCACTTGGTCAAAGCACGCATCTCGTTCACTCCTTTTAGTAAAAACGTGCATGCTTAGTATCCGACGGCTCCTTGAAATTATGTACCACCCTGGACAAATGTCAGGGATGCACTCACCCGTACCAGTCCCGCCTAGTTCACTTGGTTCCGGTCTGGCATTGTAACAAGAAAGAGACCGCCCACAGGCGGTCTCAAAAGCGATGCATCAGTCATTGTTGGCGGAGAAGAACAGGATGATAAACCGCAACAACTCCAGCAAGGCGTACAAGGTGGAAGCCACGTAGGTCATGGCGGCGGCATTTAGTACCTTGTTCACTCCGCGTTCTTCCAAGTTGCGGATGATCCCCATCTGTACCATGATGTTTTTGGCGCGGCTGCTGGCGTTAAACTCCACCGGCAGGGTGACTAATTGAAAAGCGACGGCGGCTGAGAACAGCAGAATCCCCAAACCGAACAACTGTAGTTGACCAAGAAGCAATCCCCCAATCAGCAAAAACGGCGCGATTCCGGAGGCAAAGTTGGTCACCGGGAACATTTTGTGCCGCAACACCAAAGCACCGTATGCTTCCTTGTGCTGGATGGCGTGGCCGCATTCGTGGGCCGCCACGGAAACGGCGGCGATGGAATTTTCATGATAGACCGGTTCCGACAGGCGGACCGTTCGGGTCGTCGGGTCGTAATGATCGGTCAAGCTGCCTTGCACCGGTTCCACGGCTACATCGTGCAAGCCGTGATCGTCCAGGATGCGCCGGGCTACTTCACGGCCGGTCATCCCGGAAGAAGCGTTCACTTTCGCCCACTTTTTAAAGCTGCCCTTGACAGCGAACTGCGCCCAGATGGTGAGACCAAAAGCAGCGAGAACGACAAAGAGCATAATCGTATTGATGGACATCTTTCATTTCCCCTTTTGTCGTGTTTGTTGGTTAGTGTGCACTTTGGATCTCGATCAAAATGTATCACTTTGATATTGGCGTGGTATAGTCCAAATCCCTCTCAGGCGATACTGGATATCATCACAGCGGGCGGCAAAGTGCCGGAACCAATGCTGTCCCGCTCGGGCCAGCCGGGATTTCCAATTGCGTAAATACAGGAAAAATCGCAGGGATGCGGCCATTGCAGTCCGTTTTTTTCCATGACTGAGAAAACATGCCGCTTCCCCCTCCATGGGAAACCAAAAGCAGAGCATGACGAGCAAAAGTGTATACCCAATGGCGGGACGTATCGATTGCAAACCGGACACCCCGTTATCCAGAAAATCGTTTCATTACCATTATACCACAGCGGGCTTGCCCATTGTTTCCCATTGGATTGAAACGATTGGTGACAAGACCTTTAGGAAGACAGAAAGCTGAGGGTGAGACCGCCGATCAGCACCACCGACATCAACAAAATGATCCACAGGCCTATATTGGGTTTCCCCATCATCCATCCCCCTTTTTGGATCACTACCCTTAATTATACCAATCACCTCCGGGACGGACCATACTTTGAACGCAAAGTCCCCAATCCCTCGCTTCTCTGATAAAATAAAAAAGGATTTTATCATAAAGGAGGGTTGAGATGGACTTCATCAATAAGCTCATCGACTGGGAAAAGCTACATGAACTGCACTTCTTGTGGGATCTCGTACTTATCCTGCTGGCGGTTAAAGTAGCGGGACATTTAAGTAAAAAAATGGGACAGCCTTCCGTTTTTGGAGAGCTGTTGGTCGGGATCATCCTGGGACCGGCCTTGCTGGGCTGGATTGTGATAGACCCCGAAAATCCGGGGTTGATCAAGGAGCTTGCCGAGGTGGGGGTTATTCTGCTGATGTTTTTGGCGGGGTTGGAAACCGATGTGGACGAGTTTAAAAAAACCGCCTACGGCTCCTCCCTTGTGGCCATCGGCGGAGTCATCTTTCCGCTGGTGACCGGTTTTACCGTCGGCTGGCTCTTTGGTTA encodes:
- a CDS encoding DivIVA domain-containing protein — translated: MQRLTPRDIFDKDFKTTLRGYDVDEVNEFLDLIIKNYEDVLEENEQLKEELKRTNSRGKRGQAVGPQDQVIQDILMRLDRLEQMMRR
- a CDS encoding YhcN/YlaJ family sporulation lipoprotein: MRALTKWIVVLTAFALFFTSVGCAMQRRPEEARQDVRQPTRPLREATDRVDRVRDARPAETMRVADNIAEDVAKLDRIDSATVMLMGRTAYVAVVFDKDYTGGMTNKVKDQVSKRVRQTDPNVDRVFVSANPDFVDRMGDYTRDIQQGRPIAGLADNFMEMVERTFPAAR
- a CDS encoding zinc metallopeptidase, yielding MSINTIMLFVVLAAFGLTIWAQFAVKGSFKKWAKVNASSGMTGREVARRILDDHGLHDVAVEPVQGSLTDHYDPTTRTVRLSEPVYHENSIAAVSVAAHECGHAIQHKEAYGALVLRHKMFPVTNFASGIAPFLLIGGLLLGQLQLFGLGILLFSAAVAFQLVTLPVEFNASSRAKNIMVQMGIIRNLEERGVNKVLNAAAMTYVASTLYALLELLRFIILFFSANND